From the Chloroflexus aurantiacus J-10-fl genome, one window contains:
- a CDS encoding clostripain-related cysteine peptidase, with product MMRYRLLYLLIVALLLSSSSPLVVQADRRTPLPVYAGTREQAVQAAVRDQKGVSATAILEVGSIAELNGWTFGTVGVFADNELPNVYLYLAEQRTEGWAVAIEYTDLFRAALKHIPRDLLTPEQWATLDYNPATSLQSLIELQNDRSMQISLPWPVGESRYLTQGPHGAQSAALDFAGPANATVHAARGGVAYHACPGAADTHLRIDHGNGISTNYYHLDAITVGNGQAVARWEAVGRQGTKVRCQGYVTGAHFHFWITINGQNMPIDGFEFGGWHVSGNCMIRIRDATTRCASIYFTANNTITNEGAIGSGYSIGQGSGREPVFDQAYNRHGGARNLGYPAGLVVWWGNTNPVMIQEYDGGAFGPSLLVYDRNNDPDHLRGVPAYVLRGAFRQHYQSIGGPDSWLGVPTSDEYLNTEGKPQQSFRNGFLIYHGPGNIEARSWPAPQDGQWHVQFRNYVHDVWNFQMGPTWVENQSISSRSSCWVDNAPGSEPGAMRWGVWPDYFTVRWSGRFYFDEGVYRFRAAADDRVYIRVDGNLIIEDRDWGRVNEEYTADIRLSAGYHDVVVEFIEFWGQACTDFSWTKITPEPPSNLRQTGSTTNSVSIAWQDNSNNEDGFHIYWSDGSNWHRIASVGANVTSYTIPNLNCNGYFIYRITAYNGAGESPPSNQVETWSAACPTATPTPTATPRPTLTPTPTATARPTVTPTPQPTFLFMLYLNGDNNLSRYMQNAIRNLEALTLNSNVKVVALIDSNGRGDTRRLLVQKDGRYTPNVNSWSMGELNMGDAQTLQNFVQWALTTYPSQYSYLAIASHGNGIEGFSWDDSHNRDKLTPAEVRTALHNATNGGQRKIDIVHYDACSMALLEQAYDIRSYANYLIASQNLAWAVFAYNLYVPATQLSSGDATALAGLADAIAEISADTTPRTLAGRIATLYYNHRLINSKPRTVSVLDLSQVNSTRQALDTLANALRSNLSGVTTSMQNARSAVQKFDSREPLYRIDQDDEYIDLYHWADTLERYVQNATVQSAARQVKDVVKNRLVVVNYRASGVYNDIYIELDNAHGVSLYFPRRSGSNDYEQYLDHLRFQFTRDSSWDSLLADFFGVAALPPESPFNREVLPLLIPNEVVYVPLVVRGR from the coding sequence ATGATGCGCTATCGCCTCCTCTATCTCCTGATCGTCGCTCTCTTGTTGAGTAGTAGCTCGCCACTGGTCGTACAGGCGGATCGCCGAACACCCCTGCCGGTTTATGCCGGTACCCGTGAGCAGGCGGTTCAAGCAGCAGTGCGCGACCAGAAAGGAGTATCTGCGACAGCAATCCTCGAAGTTGGTTCTATTGCTGAGCTTAATGGCTGGACATTCGGAACAGTTGGCGTCTTCGCCGATAACGAACTGCCAAACGTCTATCTCTACCTGGCCGAGCAACGCACCGAAGGTTGGGCGGTGGCGATTGAATACACCGACCTGTTCCGGGCAGCGTTGAAGCACATTCCGCGAGATCTCCTTACGCCTGAGCAATGGGCAACCCTGGATTATAATCCTGCAACGTCGTTACAGAGCCTGATTGAATTACAGAACGACCGTTCGATGCAAATTTCCCTGCCCTGGCCGGTCGGTGAAAGTCGATACCTGACCCAGGGACCTCACGGTGCTCAATCAGCGGCACTTGACTTTGCCGGGCCTGCTAATGCCACTGTCCATGCCGCACGTGGTGGTGTGGCGTACCATGCCTGCCCTGGAGCCGCTGATACGCATCTTCGCATTGATCACGGTAATGGTATTTCGACAAATTATTACCATCTGGACGCGATCACAGTTGGTAATGGTCAGGCAGTCGCGCGTTGGGAAGCGGTTGGTCGACAGGGTACAAAGGTGCGCTGTCAGGGTTACGTAACCGGTGCTCATTTCCATTTCTGGATAACCATTAATGGTCAGAATATGCCTATTGATGGTTTTGAATTTGGCGGATGGCATGTGTCAGGAAACTGCATGATACGGATCCGGGATGCCACCACCCGTTGCGCATCAATCTACTTTACTGCAAACAATACGATTACTAATGAAGGCGCTATCGGTAGCGGCTACTCGATTGGACAAGGAAGTGGCCGGGAGCCGGTATTTGATCAGGCCTACAATCGTCACGGTGGCGCCCGAAATCTCGGTTATCCCGCCGGATTGGTTGTATGGTGGGGTAACACCAATCCCGTGATGATACAGGAATATGATGGTGGTGCCTTTGGACCATCGCTGCTAGTGTATGATCGCAACAATGACCCGGATCATTTACGAGGTGTGCCGGCTTATGTGCTCCGTGGCGCATTTCGTCAACACTATCAGTCAATCGGTGGACCAGATTCGTGGCTTGGCGTACCTACCAGTGACGAATACCTCAATACTGAAGGAAAACCCCAGCAAAGCTTTCGTAACGGCTTCCTCATCTACCATGGGCCGGGAAATATTGAGGCACGTAGCTGGCCGGCACCGCAGGATGGCCAGTGGCACGTACAATTTCGGAATTACGTCCATGATGTGTGGAATTTCCAGATGGGACCAACCTGGGTCGAGAATCAGTCCATTAGCTCCCGTAGCTCTTGCTGGGTGGATAACGCCCCTGGTAGTGAACCCGGTGCAATGCGGTGGGGGGTCTGGCCCGATTACTTCACTGTGCGCTGGTCGGGACGCTTCTACTTCGATGAGGGAGTGTATCGGTTCCGCGCCGCTGCTGATGATCGGGTGTACATCCGGGTTGATGGCAACCTGATCATTGAAGACCGTGACTGGGGACGGGTCAATGAAGAGTATACAGCAGATATACGGCTGAGCGCAGGATATCACGATGTAGTGGTCGAATTCATTGAGTTCTGGGGCCAGGCATGTACTGACTTTTCATGGACAAAAATTACGCCCGAACCACCCAGCAATCTGCGTCAAACCGGGAGTACCACAAACAGTGTTTCGATTGCCTGGCAAGACAACTCCAACAACGAGGATGGCTTTCATATTTACTGGTCGGATGGTAGCAACTGGCACCGCATTGCGTCAGTTGGGGCTAATGTTACCAGCTATACCATTCCAAATCTGAACTGTAATGGCTATTTCATCTACCGTATCACCGCTTACAACGGTGCGGGTGAATCGCCACCAAGCAATCAGGTTGAGACATGGTCGGCGGCCTGTCCAACTGCCACCCCTACGCCAACAGCGACCCCACGTCCAACGTTGACGCCTACTCCTACAGCGACGGCGCGGCCAACGGTAACGCCTACTCCGCAACCAACATTTCTTTTCATGCTCTACCTTAATGGGGATAATAACCTCAGTCGGTATATGCAAAACGCTATTCGCAATCTGGAGGCTCTCACCCTCAATTCTAATGTCAAAGTGGTTGCGTTGATAGATAGCAACGGGCGTGGTGATACGAGACGGTTGTTAGTCCAGAAAGATGGCCGATACACTCCAAATGTGAATTCCTGGAGTATGGGCGAACTCAACATGGGAGACGCGCAAACACTGCAAAATTTCGTCCAGTGGGCGCTGACCACGTACCCTTCCCAATACTCCTACCTGGCTATTGCCAGCCATGGTAATGGCATTGAAGGCTTCTCCTGGGACGATTCACACAACAGAGACAAGCTGACACCCGCTGAGGTGCGCACCGCACTACATAATGCGACAAATGGTGGTCAGCGGAAGATTGATATTGTCCACTATGATGCCTGCTCGATGGCATTGTTGGAGCAAGCCTACGACATACGGTCTTATGCGAACTACCTGATCGCATCCCAAAATCTGGCCTGGGCTGTCTTCGCTTACAACCTCTATGTGCCAGCAACCCAGCTCAGTAGTGGAGATGCAACAGCACTGGCTGGATTGGCCGATGCGATTGCCGAAATCAGTGCCGATACTACTCCACGTACCCTGGCTGGTCGGATTGCAACACTGTACTACAACCACCGTCTGATTAACAGTAAACCGCGAACAGTCTCCGTACTTGATCTGAGTCAGGTAAACAGTACACGTCAGGCTCTTGATACTCTGGCAAATGCGTTGCGAAGTAATTTGTCAGGAGTCACAACCTCTATGCAGAATGCTCGTTCGGCAGTTCAGAAATTCGACTCACGTGAGCCGCTATACAGGATCGATCAGGATGATGAGTACATCGACCTGTATCATTGGGCTGATACACTGGAACGGTACGTGCAGAATGCAACAGTGCAGAGTGCGGCCCGCCAGGTGAAGGATGTGGTCAAGAATCGGTTGGTCGTCGTGAACTACAGGGCAAGCGGGGTGTACAATGATATCTACATCGAACTAGATAACGCTCATGGGGTTAGTCTCTACTTCCCACGGCGGTCGGGATCGAATGATTATGAACAATATCTCGATCACCTCCGATTCCAGTTCACCCGCGATAGTAGCTGGGATAGTCTCCTCGCAGACTTTTTCGGAGTAGCTGCTTTGCCCCCAGAGTCACCGTTCAATCGTGAGGTGTTACCACTGCTCATTCCCAATGAGGTTGTCTACGTACCACTTGTTGTACGCGGACGGTAG
- a CDS encoding MGDG synthase family glycosyltransferase, translated as MNRQPIDVLFAISDTGGGHRSAAVAISAALEQMSGASITWAIEDLLQATNVPGVRSAPGLYDQLSTRWLKLYNFSFQLTNSQSTVSFLSRIVYLIARQNLNRLLTERRPRLVVVTHPLVHRLVCAARRRRQHSFRVLTVVTDLVTLHASWSYPGVDLALTPTDEAYRLMHKRGMKPSQLQRCGFPVHPKFAAEQRDAPTARRDLGLEPDRFTVLLTAGGVGSGRLGELVQTLEQQMPDKQFLVVTGKNRALYEELRSGPRLPHTHVFGFVNNMEELMAASDVVVTKAGPGTLMEALVMRKPVIVTEAVGLQEHGNIDFVLNYELGFFCPTNERIVAAISQLEDPVRYAETVERLKHAVPRDGAIQIARVIHQQLSLQPVGGS; from the coding sequence ATGAATCGACAACCGATTGATGTCCTGTTTGCGATCTCTGATACCGGTGGTGGTCATCGTAGTGCTGCGGTGGCAATCAGTGCTGCCCTTGAGCAGATGTCCGGTGCGAGCATCACCTGGGCAATTGAAGACCTCTTGCAGGCGACGAATGTTCCCGGTGTGCGCAGTGCGCCCGGTCTCTACGATCAACTCTCAACCCGCTGGTTAAAGCTGTACAATTTCTCGTTCCAACTGACCAATTCCCAATCAACGGTCAGCTTTCTATCGCGGATTGTCTACCTGATTGCCCGCCAGAACCTCAATCGTCTGCTGACCGAGCGGCGGCCACGACTGGTGGTTGTCACCCATCCCCTCGTTCATCGCCTGGTATGTGCGGCCCGGCGGCGACGGCAGCATTCGTTCCGCGTGCTGACCGTCGTGACCGATCTCGTCACCCTGCATGCCTCGTGGAGCTATCCTGGTGTTGATCTGGCATTGACCCCAACCGACGAAGCGTACCGATTAATGCACAAACGCGGCATGAAACCCAGCCAGCTCCAGCGCTGTGGTTTTCCGGTACATCCCAAATTTGCTGCCGAGCAACGCGATGCCCCAACTGCCCGCCGCGATCTTGGACTGGAACCGGATCGGTTCACCGTCCTATTGACTGCCGGTGGCGTCGGCTCTGGTCGTCTTGGCGAGCTGGTGCAAACCCTCGAACAACAGATGCCCGACAAACAATTCCTGGTTGTGACCGGCAAGAACCGGGCGCTCTACGAAGAGCTACGCAGTGGGCCACGGCTACCGCATACCCATGTGTTTGGTTTCGTCAACAACATGGAAGAGCTGATGGCGGCCAGTGATGTGGTGGTCACCAAAGCCGGCCCTGGCACGTTGATGGAAGCGTTAGTCATGCGCAAACCGGTCATCGTCACTGAGGCGGTGGGTTTACAGGAACACGGGAACATTGATTTTGTGCTGAACTACGAGTTAGGCTTCTTCTGCCCCACCAACGAACGGATTGTAGCCGCAATCAGCCAGCTCGAAGACCCGGTGCGCTACGCCGAAACCGTCGAACGACTCAAACATGCCGTACCGCGCGACGGGGCAATCCAGATTGCCCGCGTTATCCACCAGCAGTTGAGTTTGCAACCGGTTGGGGGATCATAA
- a CDS encoding MGDG synthase family glycosyltransferase yields MPRVLILHASVGTGHKRAAEALAAAFSRRQPGEVRVEDVLDHTSRLFRLAYARSYLELTDRAPLVWGYFYTQTNADPNLAEITNNIRKLVEGIGTNGLKEVLRAFQPEVIICTHFLPMELLVSYKRSARLTEPIYCVITDYAAHTFWTYTEIDGYFVGDEQTRAQLIERGVSPQQIVVSGIPIDPAFAQPNDCREARQRRELPLDGTVITLFGGGVDDEHVRLIVSGLMQSSLKATLIVVAGRNTTLVESLSDFISTPNIDLRVLGFVDYVDDLITASDLVITKAGGLIVSEVLARGTPMVIIDPILGHEEWNADYVVSTGSGIQLRMCESTPRAVVNLLNHPTMLVEMRRCAQAAAHPRAALDIAEKVIADLESHRHD; encoded by the coding sequence ATGCCGCGGGTGTTAATCTTGCACGCATCGGTTGGAACCGGCCATAAGCGTGCTGCTGAAGCATTGGCTGCTGCTTTTAGTCGTCGCCAACCGGGTGAGGTACGGGTTGAAGACGTACTTGACCACACCTCACGTCTGTTTCGCCTTGCCTACGCACGCTCGTATCTCGAATTGACCGACCGGGCGCCGCTAGTGTGGGGCTATTTTTATACTCAAACCAATGCCGATCCGAACCTGGCCGAGATAACGAATAATATCCGCAAGCTGGTTGAGGGCATTGGTACGAATGGTTTGAAAGAGGTCTTGCGGGCATTTCAGCCAGAGGTCATCATCTGCACCCATTTTCTCCCGATGGAGCTGCTGGTCAGTTATAAGCGCAGTGCGCGCCTGACCGAACCGATCTACTGCGTGATTACCGACTACGCAGCCCATACCTTCTGGACGTACACCGAGATCGATGGCTATTTTGTCGGTGACGAACAGACACGCGCTCAACTGATCGAACGCGGTGTTAGTCCACAGCAGATCGTCGTGAGTGGGATTCCGATTGACCCGGCCTTTGCCCAGCCCAACGATTGCCGCGAAGCACGGCAACGGCGCGAACTCCCGCTTGACGGGACGGTCATTACCCTCTTCGGGGGCGGGGTTGATGATGAACACGTGCGATTGATCGTCAGCGGTCTCATGCAGAGTTCGCTCAAGGCAACCCTGATCGTGGTTGCCGGGCGCAATACAACCCTGGTCGAGTCGTTAAGCGATTTTATTTCCACGCCGAACATTGATCTGCGTGTGTTGGGGTTTGTCGATTATGTTGACGATTTGATCACCGCCAGCGATCTGGTCATCACCAAAGCCGGAGGTCTGATCGTGAGCGAAGTTCTGGCCCGCGGTACACCGATGGTTATCATTGACCCCATCCTCGGTCACGAGGAATGGAATGCCGATTACGTCGTCAGTACCGGGAGCGGTATCCAGCTCCGTATGTGCGAGTCGACACCTCGGGCTGTGGTGAACCTCCTTAACCATCCAACCATGCTGGTTGAAATGCGCCGCTGTGCGCAGGCGGCAGCGCATCCGCGGGCGGCGCTTGACATTGCCGAAAAGGTGATTGCCGATCTTGAGAGTCACCGCCATGACTAA
- a CDS encoding HNH endonuclease: MNLRLVIELVPSTSWYANMRKVLPRKVWDNIRKSVYAEYGHRCGICGATGRLECHERWEYDDEKHIQTLRGFIALCPLCHRVKHIGLAGIHAAKGIVDYEKVAQHFMNVNRCDRDTFEQHKKQAFAQWRQRSRYQWQIDFGPYQSIVEGAGSSKAPRPSESM; encoded by the coding sequence GTGAACTTACGACTGGTCATCGAATTAGTTCCTTCAACTTCCTGGTACGCAAACATGCGCAAAGTGCTTCCCAGGAAAGTATGGGACAACATCCGCAAGAGCGTTTACGCCGAGTATGGACACAGGTGTGGTATCTGTGGAGCCACAGGCCGGTTAGAGTGTCACGAACGTTGGGAATATGATGATGAAAAGCACATTCAAACCTTACGCGGTTTCATAGCGCTATGTCCCTTATGTCATCGGGTGAAGCATATTGGTCTTGCAGGGATACATGCGGCTAAGGGAATTGTTGATTATGAGAAAGTAGCTCAGCACTTTATGAATGTTAACAGGTGTGATCGAGACACTTTTGAGCAACACAAGAAACAAGCATTTGCGCAATGGCGACAGCGTTCCCGCTATCAGTGGCAGATAGATTTTGGCCCGTATCAGAGTATTGTTGAAGGTGCTGGTAGCTCAAAAGCACCTCGTCCATCAGAGTCTATGTAA